The Euphorbia lathyris chromosome 3, ddEupLath1.1, whole genome shotgun sequence genome contains a region encoding:
- the LOC136223820 gene encoding chitinase 2-like has protein sequence MEIISKLLISFLILQTLFSITQAANSKLFREYVGADFNNVKFSDVPINPNVEFHFILTFAVDYDKSNSSSPTNGKFNVFWDSTNLSPSDVSAIKAKHPNVKVALSIGGTGLESGFIYFKPSTMKSWLSNAVSSLTHIIKKYNLDGIDVDYQHFQAESETFAKCIGQLIRTLKRRRVISFASIAPFADDQVQWPYMALWRKYGSLIDYVNFQFYVYDPRTTVEEFLIYFDIQSSNYNGGKVLVSLVSDGSRGLTAENGFFTACKTLESKKKLHGIFIWSADYSKDKANGFRYEKQAAIDVLLTEIILSGILVHG, from the coding sequence ATGGAAATCATATCCAAGCTTTTAATATCCTTTCTTATTCTTCAAACACTTTTCTCCATAACCCAAGCAGCAAATTCAAAACTGTTTCGAGAATACGTAGGAGCTGATTTCAACAATGTCAAATTCAGCGATGTTCCAATTAACCCAAATGTCGAATTCCATTTCATTCTCACCTTTGCCGTAGATTACGACAAATCAAATTCTTCTTCACCCACCAATGGAAAATTCAACGTCTTCTGGGATTCTACAAACCTCAGCCCATCTGATGTCTCAGCAATTAAAGCCAAACATCCCAATGTCAAAGTAGCTCTGAGCATCGGCGGAACTGGCTTGGAGAGCGGCTTCATTTACTTCAAACCTTCGACGATGAAATCCTGGCTTTCAAATGCTGTTTCTTCTCTCACGCACATCATTAAAAAATACAACTTGGATGGAATCGACGTGGATTACCAACATTTCCAAGCCGAATCTGAAACGTTTGCGAAATGTATAGGGCAACTCATAAGAACTCTGAAAAGGAGACGTGTCATATCTTTCGCCTCCATTGCTCCGTTTGCTGATGACCAGGTTCAGTGGCCTTATATGGCTCTGTGGAGAAAGTACGGGAGTTTGATTGACTATgttaattttcaattctatGTGTACGATCCAAGAACAACTGTGGAGGAGTTTctgatatattttgatattcAGAGCTCAAATTATAATGGAGGTAAGGTTTTGGTGAGCTTAGTTAGTGATGGAAGTAGAGGATTAACAGCGGAGAATGGATTCTTTACTGCCTGTAAGACACTTGAGAGTAAGAAGAAGTTGCATGGTATCTTTATCTGGTCTGCTGATTATTCTAAGGATAAGGCTAATGGTTTTCGCTATGAAAAGCAAGCGGCCATTGATGTTTTACTCACAGAGATTATATTATCAGGCATTTTGGTACACGGATGA
- the LOC136224968 gene encoding chitinase 2-like yields MGICSKLFIAFLILQSVIFLSQAEAAPSNSNLFREYIGAEFNNVKFTDVPINPNVDFHFILSFAIDYDTSSSPSPTNGKFNVFWDSNNLSPSQVSSIKSQYPNVKVALSLGGDSVQGGSAYFHPSSVNSWVSNAVSSLTYIIKQYNLDGIDIDYEHFQAEPETFAECIGQLVSTLKKNGVISFASIAPFDDDEVQSHYQALWKKYGNMIDYVNFQFYAYDQGTTVSQFLNYFDTQTSNYKGAKILVSFISDGSGGLAPNDGFFTMCSKLKSKKELYGIFVWSADDSKANGFRYEKQSQALLAIGH; encoded by the coding sequence ATGGGAATCTGCTCCAAGCTTTTCATTGCCTTCCTTATTCTTCAATCAGTTATCTTCTTAAGCCAAGCAGAAGCAGCTCCATCAAATTCAAACCTGTTTCGAGAATACATAGGAGCTGAATTCAACAATGTCAAATTCACTGATGTTCCAATCAATCCTAACGTCGATTTCCATTTCATCCTCTCTTTCGCCATAGATTACGAcacttcatcttctccatctcccaCCAATGGAAAATTCAACGTCTTCTGGGACTCTAACAATCTGAGTCCATCTCAGGTCTCTTCAATTAAATCCCAATATCCCAATGTCAAAGTAGCTCTAAGTCTCGGCGGAGATAGCGTGCAGGGTGGCTCTGCTTACTTCCATCCCTCGTCGGTTAATTCCTGGGTTTCGAATGCTGTTTCTTCTCTCACATATATCATCAAACAGTATAACCTCGACGGAATTGACATCGATTACGAACATTTCCAAGCTGAACCTGAAACTTTTGCAGAGTGTATAGGGCAGCTTGTGAGCACTCTGAAGAAGAATGGTGTGATCTCTTTCGCCTCTATTGCTCCGTtcgatgatgatgaggttcaaTCGCATTATCAGGCTTTGTGGAAGAAGTATGGGAATATGATTGACTATgttaattttcaattctatGCCTACGATCAAGGAACAACTGTTTCTCAGTTTCTGAACTATTTTGATACTCAGACTTCAAACTATAAAGGAGCTAAGATATTGGTGAGCTTTATAAGTGATGGAAGTGGTGGATTAGCGCCGAATGATGGTTTCTTTACAATGTGCAGTAAACTTAAGAGTAAGAAGGAGTTGTATGGTATTTTTGTTTGGTCTGCGGATGATTCTAAGGCTAATGGTTTTCGCTATGAAAAGCAATCTCAGGCTTTGTTAGcaatcggccattaa